One Triticum dicoccoides isolate Atlit2015 ecotype Zavitan chromosome 4B, WEW_v2.0, whole genome shotgun sequence genomic window carries:
- the LOC119294989 gene encoding E3 ubiquitin-protein ligase SRFP1 gives MDMELDAARHGFAKMGFGCKHYRRRCRIRAPCCNDVFHCRHCHNDSTKDGHELDRHAVESVICLVCDTEQPVAQVCSNCGVCMGEYFCRACKFFDDDVDKEQYHCKDCGICRVGGKDNFFHCHKCGSCYSVTLRDKHVCIEDSMKNNCPICYEYLFDSLREASVLRCGHTMHLQCFHDMLKHDKFTCPMCSVSIFDMEKFLRALDAEIEASFLHMGKGWIVCNDCWDTTRVYPGMAGQRKCCHCQSYNTCRVAPSVLPA, from the exons ATGGACATGGAGCTCGACGCCGCTCGCCACGGGTTCGCCAAGATGGGCTTCGG GTGCAAGCACTACAGGAGGCGGTGCAGGATCCGGGCGCCCTGCTGCAACGACGTCTTCCACTGCCGCCATTGCCACAACGACTCCACG AAAGACGGGCACGAGCTCGACCGCCACGCAGTCGAATCG GTCATATGTCTCGTCTGTGACACCGAGCAGCCG GTGGCGCAAGTGTGCAGCAACTGCGGCGTGTGCATGGGGGAgtacttctgccgggcgtgcaaatTCTTCGACGACGAT GTTGACAAGGAGCAATACCACTGCAAAGACTGCGGCATCTGCAG AGTTGGAGGCAAGGACAACTTCTTCCACTGCCACAAGTGCG GATCGTGCTACTCGGTGACCCTCCGGGACAAGCATGTCTGCATCGAGGACTCGATGAAGAACAACTGCCCGATCTGCTACGAGTACCTGTTCGACTCCCTGAGGGAGGCGTCGGTGCTGAGATGCGGCCACACCATGCACTTGCAGTGCTTCCACGACATGCTCAAGCACGACAA GTTCACTTGCCCCATGTGCTCCGTGTCCATCTTTGACATGGAAAAATTCTTGAGGGCCTTAGATGCCGAG ATTGAGGCGAGTTTCTTACACATGGGAAAG GGATGGATCGTGTGCAACGACTGCTGGGACACGACCCGAGTGTATCCGGGCATGGCGGGACAGAGAAAGTGTTGCCATTGCCAGTCCTACAACACCTGCAGGGTTGCTCCATCGGTATTGCCGGCCTAG